Proteins found in one Hirundo rustica isolate bHirRus1 chromosome 9, bHirRus1.pri.v3, whole genome shotgun sequence genomic segment:
- the FNBP1L gene encoding formin-binding protein 1-like isoform X2: protein MSWGTELWDQFDNLDKHTQWGIDFLEKYAKFVKERIEIEQNYAKQLRNLVKKYCPKRSPKDEEPRFTSCIAFFNILNELNDYAGQREVVAEEMGHRVYGELMRYSHDLKTERKMHLQEGRKAQQYLDMCWKQMDNSKKKFERECREAEKAQQSYERLDNDTNATKADVEKAKQQLNLRTHMADENKNEYAAQLQNFNGEQHKHYYIVIPQIYKQLQEMDERRTIKLSECYKGFADSERKVIPIISKCLEGMILAAKSVDEHKDSQLVIDCFKSGFEPPGDFPFEDYSQNIYRTISDGTISTPKQEGMRIDAKTTVGKAKGKLWLFGKKPKPQSPPLTPTSLYTSSTPNGSQYPIFSIEPVHYCMSDIKTGKPRIPSFRSLKRGWSVKMGPALEDFSHLPPEQRRKKLQQRIDELNRELQKETDQKDALIKMKDVYEKNPQMGDPSSLQPKLTETMSNMDRLRMEIHKNEAWLSEVEGKVAARSDRRHSSDINHLVTQGRESPEGSYTDDANQEVRGPPQQHAHPNEFDDEFEDDDPLPAIGHCKAIYPFDGHNEGTLAMKEGEILYIIEEDKGDGWTRARRHNGEEGYVPTSYIDVTLEKNSKGS, encoded by the exons AAATCTGGTTAAGAAGTACTGTCCTAAACGCTCACCGAAAGATGAGGAACCCAG GTTTACTTCGTGTATTGCCTTTTTTAACATCCTCAACGAGTTGAACGATTATGCAGGACAGCGAGAAGTAGTTGCAGAAGAGATGGGACACAGAGTCTACGGAGAATTGATGAGATATTCTCATGATCTAAAAACCGAGAGAAAAATG CATCTTCAGGAAGGGCGAAAGGCTCAGCAGTATCTGGACATGTGCTGGAAACAGATGGATAAT agcaaaaagaaatttgagaGAGAAtgcagagaggcagagaaggCACAGCAAAGCTATGAACGACTGGACAATGATACCAATGCGACGAAGGCTGATGTTGAGAAG GCTAAGCAACAGTTAAACCTGCGCACACATATGgctgatgaaaacaaaaatgagtATGCTGCACAACTACAGAATTTTAACGGGGAACAGCACAAACACTACTACATTGTCATTCCTCAGATCTACAAG CAACTTCAAGAAATGGATGAAAGGAGGACTATCAAACTTAGCGAATGTTACAAAGGCTTTGCTGACTCTGAGCGCAAGGTTATTCCAATTATCTCAAAATGCTTAGAAGGGATGATCCTTGCAGCAAAATCAGTTGATGAACATAAA GACTCTCAACTAGTGATAGACTGCTTCAAATCTGGTTTTGAACCTCCTGGAGATTTTCCATTTGAGGACTACAGTCAGAATATTTACAGAACTATCTCTGATGGAACCATCAGTACACCAAAGCAAGAGGGAATGAGAATTGATGCTAAAACTACGGTCGGCAAGGCTAAAGGAAAGCTGTGGCTATttggaaagaaaccaaag CCACAATCCCCACCCCTAACCCCTACTAGTTTATACACATCCAGTACTCCTAATGGGTCCCAGTATCCCATATTCTCCATTGAACCAGTGCATTATTGCATGAGTGACATAAAAACAGGGAAGCCCAGAATTCCTTCTTTCAGAAGCCTCAAAAGAGGG TGGTCGGTGAAGATG GGCCCTGCACTGGAAGATTTCAGCCATCTCCCTCCAGAACAAAGACGCAAGAAACTGCAGCAGAGAATTGATGAACTAAacagagagctgcagaaggaaacaGACCAAAA AGATGCCCTCATCAAGATGAAGGatgtttatgaaaaaaatccccagatgGGTGATCCAAGCAGTTTGCAACCAAAATTAACTGAGACTATGAGCAATATGGACCGTCTTCGGATGGAAATACACAAGAATGAG gcCTGGCTCTCTGAAGTTGAAGGTAAAGTAGCGGCCAGAAGCGACAGGCGGCACAGCAGCGACATCAaccaccttgtcacccaggGCCGAGAGAG CCCTGAAGGGAGTTACACGGATGATGCCAACCAGGAGGTTCGTGGCCCTCCACAGCAGCACGCTCATCCCAATGAGTTTGATGATGAGTTTGAAGACGATGATCCATTACCAGCTATAGGACATTGCAAGGCAATATATCCGTTTGATG GTCATAATGAAGGCACTCTAGCAATGAAAGAAGGGGAAATTTTGTACATTATTGAGGAGGACAAAGGAGATGGGTGGACAAGAGCTCGAAGACATAATGGAGAGGAAGGCTATGTGCCAACATCATATATAGATGTAACGCtagagaaaaacagcaaag GTTCCTGA
- the FNBP1L gene encoding formin-binding protein 1-like isoform X1, which produces MSWGTELWDQFDNLDKHTQWGIDFLEKYAKFVKERIEIEQNYAKQLRNLVKKYCPKRSPKDEEPRFTSCIAFFNILNELNDYAGQREVVAEEMGHRVYGELMRYSHDLKTERKMHLQEGRKAQQYLDMCWKQMDNSKKKFERECREAEKAQQSYERLDNDTNATKADVEKAKQQLNLRTHMADENKNEYAAQLQNFNGEQHKHYYIVIPQIYKQLQEMDERRTIKLSECYKGFADSERKVIPIISKCLEGMILAAKSVDEHKDSQLVIDCFKSGFEPPGDFPFEDYSQNIYRTISDGTISTPKQEGMRIDAKTTVGKAKGKLWLFGKKPKPQSPPLTPTSLYTSSTPNGSQYPIFSIEPVHYCMSDIKTGKPRIPSFRSLKRGWSVKMGPALEDFSHLPPEQRRKKLQQRIDELNRELQKETDQKDALIKMKDVYEKNPQMGDPSSLQPKLTETMSNMDRLRMEIHKNEAWLSEVEGKVAARSDRRHSSDINHLVTQGRESPEGSYTDDANQEVRGPPQQHAHPNEFDDEFEDDDPLPAIGHCKAIYPFDGHNEGTLAMKEGEILYIIEEDKGDGWTRARRHNGEEGYVPTSYIDVTLEKNSKGAVTYI; this is translated from the exons AAATCTGGTTAAGAAGTACTGTCCTAAACGCTCACCGAAAGATGAGGAACCCAG GTTTACTTCGTGTATTGCCTTTTTTAACATCCTCAACGAGTTGAACGATTATGCAGGACAGCGAGAAGTAGTTGCAGAAGAGATGGGACACAGAGTCTACGGAGAATTGATGAGATATTCTCATGATCTAAAAACCGAGAGAAAAATG CATCTTCAGGAAGGGCGAAAGGCTCAGCAGTATCTGGACATGTGCTGGAAACAGATGGATAAT agcaaaaagaaatttgagaGAGAAtgcagagaggcagagaaggCACAGCAAAGCTATGAACGACTGGACAATGATACCAATGCGACGAAGGCTGATGTTGAGAAG GCTAAGCAACAGTTAAACCTGCGCACACATATGgctgatgaaaacaaaaatgagtATGCTGCACAACTACAGAATTTTAACGGGGAACAGCACAAACACTACTACATTGTCATTCCTCAGATCTACAAG CAACTTCAAGAAATGGATGAAAGGAGGACTATCAAACTTAGCGAATGTTACAAAGGCTTTGCTGACTCTGAGCGCAAGGTTATTCCAATTATCTCAAAATGCTTAGAAGGGATGATCCTTGCAGCAAAATCAGTTGATGAACATAAA GACTCTCAACTAGTGATAGACTGCTTCAAATCTGGTTTTGAACCTCCTGGAGATTTTCCATTTGAGGACTACAGTCAGAATATTTACAGAACTATCTCTGATGGAACCATCAGTACACCAAAGCAAGAGGGAATGAGAATTGATGCTAAAACTACGGTCGGCAAGGCTAAAGGAAAGCTGTGGCTATttggaaagaaaccaaag CCACAATCCCCACCCCTAACCCCTACTAGTTTATACACATCCAGTACTCCTAATGGGTCCCAGTATCCCATATTCTCCATTGAACCAGTGCATTATTGCATGAGTGACATAAAAACAGGGAAGCCCAGAATTCCTTCTTTCAGAAGCCTCAAAAGAGGG TGGTCGGTGAAGATG GGCCCTGCACTGGAAGATTTCAGCCATCTCCCTCCAGAACAAAGACGCAAGAAACTGCAGCAGAGAATTGATGAACTAAacagagagctgcagaaggaaacaGACCAAAA AGATGCCCTCATCAAGATGAAGGatgtttatgaaaaaaatccccagatgGGTGATCCAAGCAGTTTGCAACCAAAATTAACTGAGACTATGAGCAATATGGACCGTCTTCGGATGGAAATACACAAGAATGAG gcCTGGCTCTCTGAAGTTGAAGGTAAAGTAGCGGCCAGAAGCGACAGGCGGCACAGCAGCGACATCAaccaccttgtcacccaggGCCGAGAGAG CCCTGAAGGGAGTTACACGGATGATGCCAACCAGGAGGTTCGTGGCCCTCCACAGCAGCACGCTCATCCCAATGAGTTTGATGATGAGTTTGAAGACGATGATCCATTACCAGCTATAGGACATTGCAAGGCAATATATCCGTTTGATG GTCATAATGAAGGCACTCTAGCAATGAAAGAAGGGGAAATTTTGTACATTATTGAGGAGGACAAAGGAGATGGGTGGACAAGAGCTCGAAGACATAATGGAGAGGAAGGCTATGTGCCAACATCATATATAGATGTAACGCtagagaaaaacagcaaaggTGCAGTAACCTATATCTAA
- the FNBP1L gene encoding formin-binding protein 1-like isoform X3: protein MSWGTELWDQFDNLDKHTQWGIDFLEKYAKFVKERIEIEQNYAKQLRNLVKKYCPKRSPKDEEPRFTSCIAFFNILNELNDYAGQREVVAEEMGHRVYGELMRYSHDLKTERKMHLQEGRKAQQYLDMCWKQMDNSKKKFERECREAEKAQQSYERLDNDTNATKADVEKAKQQLNLRTHMADENKNEYAAQLQNFNGEQHKHYYIVIPQIYKQLQEMDERRTIKLSECYKGFADSERKVIPIISKCLEGMILAAKSVDEHKDSQLVIDCFKSGFEPPGDFPFEDYSQNIYRTISDGTISTPKQEGMRIDAKTTVGKAKGKLWLFGKKPKGPALEDFSHLPPEQRRKKLQQRIDELNRELQKETDQKDALIKMKDVYEKNPQMGDPSSLQPKLTETMSNMDRLRMEIHKNEAWLSEVEGKVAARSDRRHSSDINHLVTQGRESPEGSYTDDANQEVRGPPQQHAHPNEFDDEFEDDDPLPAIGHCKAIYPFDGHNEGTLAMKEGEILYIIEEDKGDGWTRARRHNGEEGYVPTSYIDVTLEKNSKGAVTYI, encoded by the exons AAATCTGGTTAAGAAGTACTGTCCTAAACGCTCACCGAAAGATGAGGAACCCAG GTTTACTTCGTGTATTGCCTTTTTTAACATCCTCAACGAGTTGAACGATTATGCAGGACAGCGAGAAGTAGTTGCAGAAGAGATGGGACACAGAGTCTACGGAGAATTGATGAGATATTCTCATGATCTAAAAACCGAGAGAAAAATG CATCTTCAGGAAGGGCGAAAGGCTCAGCAGTATCTGGACATGTGCTGGAAACAGATGGATAAT agcaaaaagaaatttgagaGAGAAtgcagagaggcagagaaggCACAGCAAAGCTATGAACGACTGGACAATGATACCAATGCGACGAAGGCTGATGTTGAGAAG GCTAAGCAACAGTTAAACCTGCGCACACATATGgctgatgaaaacaaaaatgagtATGCTGCACAACTACAGAATTTTAACGGGGAACAGCACAAACACTACTACATTGTCATTCCTCAGATCTACAAG CAACTTCAAGAAATGGATGAAAGGAGGACTATCAAACTTAGCGAATGTTACAAAGGCTTTGCTGACTCTGAGCGCAAGGTTATTCCAATTATCTCAAAATGCTTAGAAGGGATGATCCTTGCAGCAAAATCAGTTGATGAACATAAA GACTCTCAACTAGTGATAGACTGCTTCAAATCTGGTTTTGAACCTCCTGGAGATTTTCCATTTGAGGACTACAGTCAGAATATTTACAGAACTATCTCTGATGGAACCATCAGTACACCAAAGCAAGAGGGAATGAGAATTGATGCTAAAACTACGGTCGGCAAGGCTAAAGGAAAGCTGTGGCTATttggaaagaaaccaaag GGCCCTGCACTGGAAGATTTCAGCCATCTCCCTCCAGAACAAAGACGCAAGAAACTGCAGCAGAGAATTGATGAACTAAacagagagctgcagaaggaaacaGACCAAAA AGATGCCCTCATCAAGATGAAGGatgtttatgaaaaaaatccccagatgGGTGATCCAAGCAGTTTGCAACCAAAATTAACTGAGACTATGAGCAATATGGACCGTCTTCGGATGGAAATACACAAGAATGAG gcCTGGCTCTCTGAAGTTGAAGGTAAAGTAGCGGCCAGAAGCGACAGGCGGCACAGCAGCGACATCAaccaccttgtcacccaggGCCGAGAGAG CCCTGAAGGGAGTTACACGGATGATGCCAACCAGGAGGTTCGTGGCCCTCCACAGCAGCACGCTCATCCCAATGAGTTTGATGATGAGTTTGAAGACGATGATCCATTACCAGCTATAGGACATTGCAAGGCAATATATCCGTTTGATG GTCATAATGAAGGCACTCTAGCAATGAAAGAAGGGGAAATTTTGTACATTATTGAGGAGGACAAAGGAGATGGGTGGACAAGAGCTCGAAGACATAATGGAGAGGAAGGCTATGTGCCAACATCATATATAGATGTAACGCtagagaaaaacagcaaaggTGCAGTAACCTATATCTAA